The Fictibacillus arsenicus genome contains a region encoding:
- a CDS encoding glycosyl hydrolase family 18 protein, producing MQIHVVKKGDSLWKLSQYYRLPWQELAVVNRLTSKDKLTVGQTLFIPTPFTYTVQPGDTLKEIGDMIGVSVAQLQQANPGVTDMNLAAGKQLNVPERTKKDITTNAFAEPVPKAKENFAAAAKGLTYITMFSYEVNEKGELKPLDDTEFLREAKNKNVKPLMSITNIKGGEFSEEVGTAILTNKEITNKVIENSLAMMKQKGYQGISVDFEFLGKKNKEAYNQFLRILTEKMHQQRYIVMTAVAPKISATQIGEWYESHDYKAHGEIVDYVILMTYEWGYSGGPPMAVSPIASVKKVLDYAVSEIDPKKILMGINLYGYDWTLPFKPGGEFAKALNPVQATQLAGKRQAAIKYSRKDESPYFRYWDKDKKEHIVWFEDLRSMKAKFDVVDQYGFAGVSFWNLSFGYPVFWNYLVDRYNIK from the coding sequence ATGCAGATTCATGTGGTGAAAAAAGGCGATTCCTTATGGAAGCTTTCGCAGTACTATAGACTTCCATGGCAAGAGCTCGCTGTGGTAAACAGGCTGACATCAAAAGACAAGCTAACTGTCGGCCAGACACTATTTATCCCTACACCTTTTACCTATACGGTCCAGCCTGGAGATACTCTGAAAGAGATCGGGGATATGATTGGGGTTTCTGTCGCACAGCTGCAGCAGGCGAATCCAGGTGTTACGGATATGAATTTAGCTGCCGGAAAGCAGTTAAATGTTCCTGAACGAACAAAAAAAGATATAACGACAAATGCATTTGCCGAACCCGTTCCAAAAGCAAAAGAAAATTTCGCAGCCGCCGCAAAGGGATTAACTTATATTACGATGTTCAGTTATGAAGTAAATGAAAAAGGTGAACTAAAGCCGCTTGATGATACCGAATTTTTAAGAGAAGCCAAAAATAAAAATGTAAAACCCCTCATGTCTATTACAAATATTAAAGGTGGAGAGTTCAGTGAAGAGGTAGGTACGGCGATACTGACAAACAAAGAGATAACGAACAAAGTGATAGAAAATTCATTAGCTATGATGAAACAAAAAGGATACCAAGGAATATCTGTTGATTTTGAGTTTTTAGGAAAGAAAAATAAAGAAGCTTATAATCAATTTTTAAGAATCTTAACAGAAAAGATGCATCAGCAAAGGTATATCGTAATGACTGCAGTCGCACCAAAGATCAGTGCGACACAGATCGGTGAATGGTATGAATCACATGATTATAAAGCACATGGTGAGATCGTGGATTACGTCATTTTGATGACATATGAATGGGGTTACAGCGGTGGACCTCCAATGGCCGTTAGTCCAATCGCTTCCGTTAAAAAAGTGTTGGATTATGCTGTTAGCGAGATTGACCCAAAGAAAATATTAATGGGCATTAATCTATACGGATATGACTGGACACTACCGTTTAAACCAGGCGGCGAATTTGCGAAAGCTCTGAACCCTGTTCAGGCAACTCAGCTAGCCGGAAAAAGACAGGCAGCCATTAAGTACAGCAGAAAGGATGAATCTCCATATTTCAGATATTGGGATAAAGATAAAAAAGAACATATTGTATGGTTTGAAGATTTACGAAGTATGAAAGCGAAATTTGATGTTGTCGATCAATACGGTTTTGCTGGAGTAAGCTTCTGGAATTTATCATTTGGTTATCCTGTGTTTTGGAACTACTTAGTAGACCGATATAATATTAAATAA
- a CDS encoding YpoC family protein has protein sequence MEQNTEQLIEIIKEWKEKSPSIAAYFKERNRNKAKEPMIYFFQRFLTALFYGNSKTVNEKDLIKWKETVKELDQLPVNVIERLSFIEEQPDHYQSFIQLSELFSEWEKKSVILLKRKT, from the coding sequence TTGGAGCAAAATACAGAACAATTGATAGAGATTATTAAAGAATGGAAGGAAAAAAGTCCTTCTATAGCGGCTTATTTTAAAGAACGCAATCGAAATAAAGCAAAAGAACCGATGATCTACTTTTTTCAGCGGTTTTTGACGGCTTTATTCTACGGTAACAGTAAAACTGTCAATGAAAAGGACCTGATAAAGTGGAAAGAGACCGTAAAGGAACTGGATCAACTTCCTGTAAATGTAATAGAACGCCTTTCATTTATTGAAGAACAACCGGATCATTATCAATCTTTTATTCAATTAAGTGAATTATTTTCAGAATGGGAAAAGAAAAGTGTCATACTTTTAAAGCGGAAAACATAA
- the nth gene encoding endonuclease III, with the protein MLNKAQIQFCLEQIEDMFPDAHCELHHSNPFELTIAVLLSAQCTDALVNKVTPKLFEKYKKPQDYLDVSLEELQDDIRSIGLYRNKAKNIQKLSELVLNEYGGEIPKDRDELTKLPGVGRKTANVVVSVAYDVPAIAVDTHVERVSKRLGICRWKDSVLQVEETLMKKIPKDLWGATHHRLIFFGRYHCKAQKPNCPECPLLSICREGKKRMNQKEKKK; encoded by the coding sequence GTGTTAAACAAAGCTCAGATTCAATTTTGCCTGGAACAGATCGAGGACATGTTTCCAGATGCTCATTGTGAGCTGCATCACTCAAATCCTTTCGAGCTGACGATAGCAGTCCTGTTATCTGCACAATGTACTGATGCACTTGTGAATAAAGTAACTCCAAAGCTTTTTGAAAAATATAAGAAGCCTCAAGATTACTTGGATGTTTCTCTCGAAGAACTTCAAGATGACATTAGATCAATCGGACTCTATCGCAACAAGGCGAAGAACATTCAAAAATTAAGTGAGCTCGTGCTAAATGAATACGGAGGAGAAATTCCAAAAGACCGTGATGAGCTGACAAAGCTTCCAGGTGTAGGAAGAAAAACAGCGAACGTAGTTGTTTCTGTTGCTTATGATGTACCTGCGATTGCGGTAGATACACATGTTGAACGCGTCTCTAAAAGACTTGGAATCTGCAGGTGGAAGGATTCTGTCTTGCAAGTCGAAGAAACGCTGATGAAAAAGATTCCTAAAGACCTATGGGGAGCAACACACCACCGTCTTATTTTCTTTGGAAGGTATCATTGTAAGGCGCAAAAACCTAATTGTCCTGAATGTCCGCTACTTTCCATCTGCCGCGAAGGTAAAAAGCGGATGAATCAAAAAGAGAAGAAGAAATGA
- a CDS encoding DnaD domain-containing protein, with protein sequence MLFEKWMSEGSVSIPNMLLKSYKKIGLSDNECMLFIQLHVFIESGNYFPTPIELAERMTTSSHEMSSMLRSLVGRGLLGMEQYEDKEKGVYFEAYTLQPLWNRLMDSLKEEEQIQKETNKEQLEQNVFVLFEKEFGRPLSPMELETLKIWMDEDQQSPELILTALKESVLSGKLNFRYIDRILFEWKKNGIKTPEAAKQYGEKFRVRQLQKSGQSDKPRKDSELKRPVYNWLES encoded by the coding sequence ATGTTATTTGAAAAATGGATGTCAGAAGGATCAGTCAGCATACCAAATATGCTTTTAAAATCTTATAAAAAAATTGGACTTTCGGACAATGAATGTATGTTGTTCATACAGCTTCATGTCTTTATTGAGTCCGGAAACTATTTTCCCACTCCAATAGAACTAGCTGAAAGGATGACAACTTCATCTCATGAGATGTCTTCAATGCTTCGTTCATTAGTAGGGAGAGGTCTTCTAGGGATGGAACAGTACGAAGATAAAGAAAAAGGCGTTTATTTTGAAGCGTATACCTTACAGCCGTTATGGAACAGGCTAATGGATAGTTTAAAAGAAGAGGAACAAATACAGAAAGAGACGAATAAAGAACAGCTTGAGCAGAATGTATTTGTTTTATTCGAAAAAGAATTCGGCCGCCCGCTATCACCAATGGAGCTTGAAACATTAAAAATTTGGATGGATGAAGACCAGCAATCTCCAGAACTCATACTAACTGCATTAAAGGAATCCGTTTTGTCTGGCAAGCTCAACTTCAGATATATCGATCGTATTCTTTTTGAGTGGAAGAAAAACGGAATAAAGACTCCTGAAGCTGCAAAGCAGTATGGAGAGAAATTCCGTGTTAGACAGCTGCAAAAATCTGGCCAATCTGATAAACCAAGAAAAGACAGTGAATTAAAACGGCCCGTTTATAATTGGCTTGAATCATAA
- the asnS gene encoding asparagine--tRNA ligase: protein MKTTIQKLREHVGESVTIGAWLSNKRSSGKIAFLQLRDGTGFVQGVVVKSEVGEEIFTKAKGLTQESSLYVTGTVKEDERSSLGVELEVTDVEVLHQAVDYPITPKEHGTEFLMDHRHLWIRSKRQHSILKIRNEIIHAVNEFFYNNDFVKVDPPILTGSSAEGTTSLFHTKYFEEDAYLSQSGQLYMEAAAMALGKVYSFGPTFRAEKSKTRRHLIEFWMIEPEMAFVEHEESLEIQEQFISHIVQSVIKRCENELKTLGRDVSKLENVIAPFPRVSYDDAIKMLKEKGFDDIEWGDDFGAPHETAIAESFDKPVFITNYPKDIKAFYMKPDPNREDVVLCADLIAPEGYGEIIGGSQRIDDLALMEQRYEEHGLTDDAYKWYLELRKYGSVPHSGFGLGLERTVAWISGAEHVRETIPFPRLLNRLYP from the coding sequence GTGAAAACTACTATTCAAAAACTACGTGAACATGTTGGTGAGTCTGTAACGATTGGTGCATGGCTCTCTAATAAACGTTCTTCTGGAAAAATTGCTTTCTTGCAGCTGCGTGACGGAACAGGATTTGTTCAAGGTGTCGTTGTAAAAAGCGAAGTTGGTGAAGAAATTTTTACAAAAGCTAAAGGGTTGACTCAAGAATCCAGTCTTTACGTAACAGGTACTGTAAAAGAGGACGAGCGTTCATCACTTGGTGTGGAACTTGAAGTCACAGATGTTGAAGTACTGCATCAAGCGGTAGATTACCCGATCACACCGAAAGAGCATGGCACAGAATTTTTGATGGATCACCGTCATCTGTGGATTCGTTCAAAGCGCCAGCACAGCATTTTAAAGATCAGAAACGAGATCATACATGCTGTAAACGAGTTTTTCTATAACAATGATTTTGTAAAAGTAGACCCTCCTATTCTTACAGGAAGCTCTGCTGAAGGAACTACTTCATTGTTCCATACAAAATACTTTGAAGAAGATGCATATCTTTCTCAAAGCGGACAGCTTTATATGGAAGCTGCAGCGATGGCATTAGGGAAAGTATATTCTTTCGGACCAACTTTCCGAGCTGAGAAGTCTAAGACACGCCGTCACTTGATCGAGTTCTGGATGATCGAACCTGAGATGGCATTCGTTGAACACGAAGAATCTCTTGAAATTCAGGAGCAGTTCATCTCACATATTGTCCAATCTGTGATCAAGCGCTGTGAAAACGAGCTGAAAACACTCGGACGTGATGTTTCGAAACTAGAGAACGTTATAGCACCTTTCCCGCGTGTTTCTTATGATGATGCGATTAAAATGTTAAAAGAAAAAGGGTTTGATGATATCGAGTGGGGTGACGATTTTGGTGCGCCGCACGAAACAGCGATTGCTGAGAGCTTTGATAAACCGGTATTCATTACAAATTATCCTAAAGACATTAAGGCGTTCTATATGAAGCCTGATCCTAACCGCGAAGATGTTGTTTTATGTGCAGACTTGATCGCTCCTGAAGGTTATGGAGAGATTATCGGAGGAAGCCAGCGTATTGACGACCTTGCTCTAATGGAGCAGCGTTATGAAGAACACGGACTGACAGATGATGCTTATAAGTGGTATCTGGAGCTTAGAAAATACGGAAGCGTACCTCATTCTGGATTTGGTCTTGGCTTAGAACGAACAGTTGCATGGATTTCAGGTGCGGAACACGTGCGTGAAACGATCCCGTTCCCTCGTTTGTTAAACCGTTTATATCCTTAA
- a CDS encoding pyridoxal phosphate-dependent aminotransferase, with translation MKLAKRVEALTPSTTLAITAKANALKAEGHNVIGLGAGEPDFNTPIHIIEAAYQSMKEGHTKYTASGGLLSLKKAITNKLKEDQGLTYETSEIIVSTGAKHSLYSLFQAIIDEGDEVIIPIPYWVSYPEQVKLAGGVPVYVEGKEENQFKITAEDLKTSITKQTKALILNSPSNPTGSLYTADELKAIGEVCLQEDVLIVSDEIYEKLIYGEAKHTSIAELSPELKEQTIIINGLSKSHAMTGWRIGFAAGNAKIIKAMTNLDSHSTSNPTTISQHGALAAYNGTQEPVEEMRQAFEERMNKVYERLITLPGISCVKPNGAFYLFPNAKEAVKNTGFSTVDEWVEAILEEEKVALVPGSGFGAPDNVRLSYATSLDTIMEALDRIERFIVRHSKKD, from the coding sequence ATGAAGCTTGCAAAACGTGTGGAGGCATTGACACCTTCAACAACATTGGCAATTACAGCAAAGGCAAACGCACTTAAAGCAGAAGGGCACAATGTAATCGGTCTTGGTGCAGGAGAGCCGGATTTTAATACTCCAATACATATTATTGAAGCTGCTTATCAGTCTATGAAAGAAGGACATACAAAGTATACAGCTTCTGGCGGTCTTCTTTCGCTTAAAAAAGCGATCACAAACAAATTAAAGGAAGATCAAGGGCTAACATATGAAACTTCTGAAATCATCGTGAGTACAGGAGCTAAACATTCACTTTATTCCTTGTTCCAAGCAATAATCGATGAAGGAGACGAAGTGATCATCCCTATTCCTTACTGGGTAAGCTACCCTGAACAAGTTAAACTTGCAGGCGGAGTTCCAGTTTACGTAGAAGGAAAAGAAGAGAATCAATTCAAGATTACAGCAGAAGATTTGAAAACATCAATCACAAAACAGACAAAAGCGCTTATTTTAAATTCACCCAGCAATCCGACTGGTTCGCTTTACACAGCTGACGAGCTGAAAGCGATCGGTGAAGTCTGCCTTCAAGAAGACGTATTGATCGTTTCCGATGAAATCTATGAAAAATTAATCTATGGCGAGGCGAAACATACATCCATTGCTGAACTTTCACCAGAACTGAAAGAGCAGACGATCATCATTAATGGTCTTTCAAAGTCACATGCGATGACAGGATGGAGAATCGGATTTGCAGCCGGAAACGCTAAGATTATTAAGGCTATGACAAACTTGGATAGCCACAGTACATCCAATCCAACAACTATTTCTCAGCATGGAGCTTTAGCTGCTTACAATGGTACACAAGAGCCGGTTGAAGAGATGCGTCAAGCTTTTGAAGAACGTATGAACAAAGTTTATGAGCGTCTGATTACATTGCCTGGCATTAGCTGTGTTAAACCAAATGGTGCGTTCTATCTGTTCCCGAATGCAAAAGAAGCTGTAAAGAATACAGGCTTCTCAACAGTAGACGAATGGGTTGAAGCAATCTTGGAGGAAGAGAAAGTTGCGCTTGTTCCAGGATCAGGCTTTGGTGCTCCTGATAATGTTCGGCTTTCATACGCTACTTCATTGGATACGATCATGGAAGCACTTGACCGAATTGAACGTTTTATCGTCCGCCATTCAAAGAAAGATTGA
- a CDS encoding cell wall elongation regulator TseB-like domain-containing protein gives MGKKWILIIVGILILASWQTYYLYSGVHAKPQKKEAEAVEIAKIEKNLTSVTNVEHFFKNETYYVVEGKNEHGTDMIVWVGKDKEIFSEIAKKGLSEKQMIDYVKKNHNAEKIIDSRLGMEDEIPLWEVVYIDDQNRYTYYYGYFETGKRYEIYRLKESEQ, from the coding sequence ATGGGAAAAAAGTGGATACTTATCATTGTTGGCATTTTGATTTTAGCAAGTTGGCAAACATACTATCTTTATAGCGGAGTGCACGCAAAACCGCAGAAAAAAGAAGCTGAAGCTGTTGAAATCGCAAAAATAGAAAAAAATCTCACATCCGTGACAAATGTGGAGCACTTTTTCAAGAATGAAACCTATTATGTAGTTGAAGGCAAGAACGAGCATGGTACTGACATGATTGTCTGGGTAGGAAAAGATAAAGAGATTTTTTCCGAGATTGCTAAAAAAGGGCTTTCAGAAAAACAGATGATTGATTATGTGAAAAAAAACCATAATGCTGAAAAAATCATTGACAGCCGATTAGGCATGGAAGATGAGATTCCATTATGGGAAGTTGTATACATCGATGATCAAAATCGCTATACGTATTATTATGGATACTTTGAAACAGGTAAACGGTATGAGATCTATCGGCTTAAAGAATCAGAACAATAA
- a CDS encoding YpmA family protein → MESKIEVLSTVKVDKSSDLYKVVSELNKTLKHQDLMFGLALDDENKDKMIFTIYRT, encoded by the coding sequence ATGGAAAGTAAAATCGAGGTTCTTTCTACAGTTAAGGTAGACAAGTCTAGTGATTTGTACAAAGTTGTTTCAGAATTGAACAAAACATTAAAGCATCAGGATTTAATGTTTGGGCTTGCGTTAGATGACGAGAATAAAGATAAGATGATTTTTACAATCTATCGCACATAG
- the dinG gene encoding ATP-dependent DNA helicase DinG — protein MTRRYVVIDFETTGNSAARGDRIIQIGAVAVEAGQITDRYSTFIQPGVPIPPFIEQLTGINDDMVKDAPLFEEAAPKLLQMLEGAYFVAHNVMFDYSFLQGELDRCGYSPLSMPLIDTVELSRLLLLGADGYQLGMLAEYLGLEHENPHQADSDAEVTAMLLMHLLNKLETLPLLTLERLSPFVKKLQSSLENIVSDIINEKSVFLADEETYDFFRKLALKKTLKLEQQDFNDDLESYGVSDLEQKLKTHMAHYEIRESQQKMVELVDEALHTNQHLVIEAGTGVGKSLGYLIPGVRFAKEKDRPLVVSTHTVQLQQQLLERDVPLLKKIMPFDFTATLLKGRNHYLCLRKFEHTLQDHHEDNYDTNFTKAQLIIWLTETEQGDVEELSLASGGKLFWNTVKSDANSCLNHRCPWFSRCYYHKQRRAAHESDLVITNHALLFTDLKSDSQLLPSYKEAVLDEAHHIEEVVSDHFGKETDYFTFLKLLDRLSSTESDGMLNTLRELSDLLEVPKYETYLAKWDNLFLDVKNELDDLFKQIKTICVTKAKSSRSSELTKQTLRYTKEDIESALWEPVLEMEERAKQYISDLVKPVKRLLKSFDQFEEHLTVKQKGFLVDVEGLLNDLQDEAAVLHHLLSCPLSQEVYWMEAESKGPRHAVTLYAKPVEIDQILADQFFGKKSSVVLTSATMSVKNKFSYISERLGLLDFGPLNAQLPSPFKYEEQSKLMVPTDIPLINEVDQKTFVAKISTSLYEIAKVTKGRMLVLFTSYEMLKETHSAFKSLMDQEEFVLIAQGVDSGSRARLTKNFQRFDNAILFGTNSFWEGIDIPGDDLSCLVIIRLPFTPPDQPVMAAKSEKLKAEGGNPFYDLSLPQAIIRFKQGFGRLVRSSRDKGAVFVFDRRMIETRYGKSFIQSLPKLPVSIKPVDELVEELRDWMD, from the coding sequence ATGACACGGCGATATGTCGTTATCGATTTTGAAACAACAGGAAATTCAGCAGCAAGAGGAGACCGGATTATCCAGATTGGAGCGGTCGCCGTTGAGGCAGGACAGATAACGGACAGATATTCAACGTTCATCCAGCCAGGCGTTCCCATCCCCCCTTTTATTGAACAATTAACGGGCATCAATGATGACATGGTCAAAGATGCTCCGTTATTTGAAGAAGCAGCGCCGAAGCTCCTTCAGATGCTAGAAGGAGCTTATTTTGTTGCGCACAACGTAATGTTCGACTATTCATTCCTACAGGGAGAGCTGGATCGCTGCGGTTACTCACCGCTCTCTATGCCTCTAATTGATACCGTAGAGTTATCCAGGCTGCTCCTTCTTGGAGCCGATGGATATCAGCTAGGAATGCTTGCGGAATACCTTGGGCTTGAACATGAAAATCCCCACCAGGCAGATAGTGACGCAGAGGTAACGGCTATGCTTCTCATGCATCTTTTAAATAAGCTTGAGACCTTGCCGTTATTGACGTTAGAGCGATTATCTCCATTTGTGAAAAAACTGCAGAGCTCATTAGAAAATATCGTAAGTGATATCATCAATGAGAAATCTGTCTTTTTAGCAGATGAAGAAACATATGATTTTTTCCGTAAACTAGCTCTTAAGAAGACATTGAAATTAGAACAGCAAGATTTTAATGATGATCTCGAAAGTTATGGGGTATCTGATTTAGAGCAAAAATTAAAAACACACATGGCACATTATGAGATCCGTGAAAGCCAGCAAAAGATGGTCGAGCTTGTAGATGAAGCCCTTCATACGAATCAGCATCTTGTTATCGAGGCAGGTACAGGTGTCGGTAAATCACTTGGCTATCTCATACCTGGTGTTCGTTTTGCAAAGGAAAAGGATCGTCCGCTTGTGGTTTCAACACATACCGTTCAATTGCAGCAGCAGCTGTTAGAACGAGATGTGCCTTTATTGAAGAAAATTATGCCTTTTGACTTTACTGCAACACTTTTAAAAGGCAGAAACCATTACTTATGTTTGAGAAAGTTTGAACATACTCTTCAGGATCATCATGAAGACAATTATGATACGAACTTTACAAAGGCTCAATTGATTATATGGCTGACTGAAACAGAGCAGGGTGATGTAGAAGAACTATCGTTGGCTTCCGGCGGAAAACTGTTTTGGAATACAGTGAAAAGTGATGCGAATTCATGCTTGAACCATCGATGTCCATGGTTCTCGAGATGTTACTATCATAAGCAAAGAAGAGCTGCTCATGAATCAGATCTAGTTATTACGAATCATGCTTTATTGTTTACAGATTTAAAATCCGACTCACAGCTGCTTCCGTCTTATAAAGAAGCAGTCTTGGATGAAGCACATCATATTGAAGAGGTAGTGAGCGATCATTTCGGCAAGGAAACCGATTATTTCACATTTCTAAAATTGCTGGACAGACTTTCCTCGACTGAAAGTGATGGCATGCTTAATACATTAAGAGAACTTTCTGATCTTTTGGAAGTTCCGAAGTATGAAACATATCTAGCAAAATGGGACAATCTTTTTCTAGATGTTAAAAATGAGCTAGATGATCTTTTTAAGCAAATTAAAACGATTTGTGTTACAAAAGCTAAATCCTCACGTTCTTCAGAGTTAACAAAGCAGACACTTCGTTATACGAAAGAAGACATAGAATCTGCTCTCTGGGAACCTGTACTTGAGATGGAAGAGAGAGCTAAGCAGTATATATCAGATTTGGTAAAGCCGGTTAAACGTCTTTTAAAGAGCTTTGATCAGTTTGAAGAACATCTTACTGTTAAACAAAAAGGATTTTTAGTTGATGTTGAAGGCCTTTTAAACGATCTGCAGGATGAAGCAGCAGTTCTTCATCACCTTCTGTCATGTCCATTATCTCAGGAAGTTTATTGGATGGAAGCTGAATCAAAAGGTCCGAGACATGCTGTTACTCTTTACGCAAAACCGGTTGAGATCGATCAGATTCTAGCAGATCAATTCTTTGGCAAAAAAAGCAGTGTTGTATTGACATCAGCAACGATGAGTGTGAAAAACAAGTTCAGTTATATATCTGAACGGCTTGGGCTGCTCGACTTCGGTCCTTTAAACGCACAGCTGCCATCACCTTTTAAGTATGAGGAACAGTCAAAGCTTATGGTGCCAACAGATATACCACTCATTAATGAAGTAGACCAAAAAACGTTTGTTGCCAAAATCTCAACCTCTTTATATGAGATAGCAAAAGTTACAAAGGGCAGGATGCTCGTCCTGTTTACATCGTATGAGATGTTAAAAGAAACACATTCTGCTTTTAAATCGTTAATGGACCAAGAAGAGTTCGTGCTGATCGCACAAGGTGTTGACAGCGGGAGCAGAGCAAGACTGACTAAGAACTTTCAGCGGTTCGATAACGCTATACTTTTTGGAACAAACAGTTTTTGGGAAGGAATTGATATTCCAGGAGATGATCTTTCCTGCCTGGTGATTATTAGACTTCCTTTTACGCCTCCAGATCAGCCTGTAATGGCAGCGAAAAGCGAAAAATTGAAAGCGGAGGGAGGAAATCCCTTCTATGATCTTTCGCTTCCTCAAGCCATCATCCGCTTTAAACAGGGCTTTGGCCGACTTGTAAGAAGCAGCAGAGATAAAGGTGCAGTCTTTGTTTTTGACCGCCGGATGATTGAGACACGCTACGGAAAATCATTCATTCAGTCACTGCCTAAACTGCCGGTTTCTATAAAACCGGTCGACGAACTCGTTGAAGAACTCAGGGACTGGATGGATTAG
- the panD gene encoding aspartate 1-decarboxylase, whose translation MFRNLMKAKIHRATVTESNLNYVGSITIDEDILDAVDMMPNEKVQIVNNNNGARFETYIIPGKRGSGVMCLNGAAARLVQEGDTIIVISYAMYDEAEAKNHQPKVAIMDKNNMIQEMLGVEPEATIY comes from the coding sequence ATGTTCCGTAATTTAATGAAAGCTAAAATACACCGTGCAACCGTAACTGAATCTAATTTAAACTATGTTGGAAGCATCACGATCGATGAAGATATTTTAGATGCGGTTGATATGATGCCGAACGAAAAAGTTCAAATTGTAAATAATAATAATGGTGCGCGTTTTGAGACTTATATTATTCCTGGAAAAAGAGGAAGCGGTGTGATGTGTTTAAATGGTGCAGCTGCGAGACTCGTTCAAGAAGGAGATACGATTATTGTTATTTCCTATGCTATGTATGATGAGGCAGAAGCCAAAAATCATCAGCCAAAAGTGGCAATCATGGACAAGAATAATATGATACAAGAAATGCTTGGTGTTGAACCTGAGGCTACCATCTACTAA
- the panC gene encoding pantoate--beta-alanine ligase, giving the protein MIILNSIQDMQKYILQEKTEGNSVGFVPTMGYLHEGHLSLMERAKNEADIVVVSIFVNPLQFGPNEDFDRYPRDFERDKKLAEEAGADVLFYPDTKEMYPDKPVVTVSVNRRTDALCGKSRTGHFDGVATVLTKLFHIVSPDKAFFGLKDAQQVAVVRGLVDDFNFPVEIIGCETKRESDGLAMSSRNVYLSEEERKEAHHLYQSLQKAQSWLSNCDSGETEEKMIKYLEEHTAGTVEYCKVLSYPELLPPVKDDKKLIIALSVRFSKARLIDNVIIDNILEKQGSEEEKCSVI; this is encoded by the coding sequence ATGATTATATTGAACAGCATCCAAGACATGCAAAAATATATTCTGCAAGAAAAAACAGAAGGTAATTCGGTAGGATTCGTACCAACTATGGGCTATCTGCATGAAGGGCATCTTTCACTGATGGAACGTGCGAAGAATGAGGCTGACATCGTTGTGGTAAGTATTTTTGTCAATCCGCTGCAATTTGGACCGAACGAAGATTTTGACCGTTATCCGCGAGATTTTGAACGTGATAAAAAACTTGCAGAAGAAGCTGGTGCAGACGTTCTTTTTTATCCTGACACAAAAGAAATGTATCCAGATAAACCTGTTGTCACGGTTTCTGTAAACAGAAGAACCGATGCTCTTTGCGGAAAAAGCAGAACAGGTCATTTTGACGGGGTGGCAACAGTACTTACGAAGCTGTTTCACATTGTATCACCGGATAAAGCGTTTTTTGGTCTGAAAGATGCCCAGCAGGTGGCAGTAGTTCGAGGTCTTGTTGATGATTTTAATTTTCCAGTAGAAATCATTGGCTGTGAAACGAAACGTGAATCTGATGGACTGGCGATGAGCTCAAGAAATGTATATCTTTCGGAAGAAGAAAGAAAAGAAGCTCACCACTTGTATCAATCTTTACAGAAAGCGCAGAGCTGGCTATCGAACTGCGATAGTGGTGAGACAGAAGAAAAGATGATAAAATACTTGGAGGAACATACGGCTGGAACTGTTGAGTATTGCAAAGTTCTCTCATATCCTGAACTTCTTCCTCCAGTTAAAGATGACAAAAAGCTGATCATCGCATTAAGCGTTAGATTCAGCAAAGCACGACTTATAGATAATGTCATTATCGACAACATACTAGAGAAACAAGGAAGTGAGGAAGAAAAATGTTCCGTAATTTAA